The Candidatus Methylomirabilota bacterium nucleotide sequence GAGCCGGCCCACGTAGAGACACGAGAGCCGCCTCGGCTCGAGCCCGAGCGCCGCCCGCGCGGCGGCGCGCGCGCCCGGGCGGAAGTGGTCGAGCGGTACACCGGTCGGGATCACAGCCACGGGCGCGCGCACGCCGCGCTCGCGCAGGGTCTCGGCGATGACGAGGGAGGGCGCGACGACCAGGTCCGCGCGGTCGGCGAAGCGACACGCCAGGCGCACCGCGAGCGCGGCGACCATGCGCTCGGGCAGCGGCACGTAGTGGGCGTACTTCTCGTAGCGCGTGTGATAGGTGAAGACCAGCGGGACGCCGAGGCGCCGGGCGAGGCGCCGGCCCGTCAGGCCGAGGAGGAACGGGTGCTGGACGTGGATGACGTCGGGGCGGAAGTCGCGGGCCAGGCGGGCGAGGCGCGGCGAGATGGGCACCGGGACCGCGAAGCCCGGGTAGGTCGGCGCGGGAATCGCGGGATAACGGAAGACGAACGGGGGATCAGCGGCGCCGCGCGCCCCCGGCGCGAAGATCCACGTCTCATGCCCTCCCGCCTCCAGCCCCGCCCGGAGCGTCTCCACCGCGGTGGTGACTCCACCCCGGAACGGCAGGTAGTTGTTGGTGAAGAGGGCGACCCGCATCCACCGCTACTCGGCCGGCGCGCCGGGATCCTTGCCGCGCTCCATGAAGTCTCCCGGCTTGAT carries:
- a CDS encoding glycosyltransferase yields the protein MRVALFTNNYLPFRGGVTTAVETLRAGLEAGGHETWIFAPGARGAADPPFVFRYPAIPAPTYPGFAVPVPISPRLARLARDFRPDVIHVQHPFLLGLTGRRLARRLGVPLVFTYHTRYEKYAHYVPLPERMVAALAVRLACRFADRADLVVAPSLVIAETLRERGVRAPVAVIPTGVPLDHFRPGARAAARAALGLEPRRLSCLYVGRLDREKSVERVIEAFALIVGALPEVELLLVGQGAHAAALRRLAAASPAASRIRLVGAHAREALPPFYQAADLFLFASETETQGLVLAEAHACGLAAVAVRASGVEEVVVDGETGLLTKPDARDLADAAIGLLLDPVRRAAMGAAGRLVVERHFSAAGQVDAMVARYGALRG